A window of the Pyrodictium abyssi genome harbors these coding sequences:
- a CDS encoding helix-turn-helix domain-containing protein has protein sequence MPAGIERRVVQALRRLTRRRSCVSVAELAAEARLTPSDVHRALEVLEHRKLVVVSGDKVCYIGGALDEQAHVIGRELRRVLDEARSRRSIVASVYEVERSPLRVVVIVRRDGVVFAVLPVTGREPAERLVGLARRLARLARRIAEQGCNEFCVDRITPRLVVPVLASDYGAPRLIEGVLFRPARGLLNLIIEPGAALSDPFVRVYECNRQARREESQYIE, from the coding sequence ATGCCTGCTGGCATCGAGAGAAGGGTTGTACAAGCGCTTCGGAGGCTGACTAGGAGGCGTAGCTGTGTCTCCGTGGCCGAGCTAGCTGCAGAGGCGCGTCTCACGCCAAGCGATGTACATAGAGCGCTAGAGGTGCTTGAGCACAGGAAGCTGGTAGTCGTCTCAGGCGACAAGGTTTGCTATATAGGCGGCGCGCTGGATGAGCAGGCTCATGTTATTGGGCGGGAGCTGCGCCGTGTACTGGACGAGGCCAGGTCTAGAAGGAGTATAGTAGCCTCCGTCTACGAGGTGGAGCGTAGCCCATTACGAGTCGTGGTTATAGTGAGGCGGGATGGGGTTGTTTTTGCTGTCCTTCCCGTGACTGGTAGGGAGCCTGCTGAACGGCTAGTAGGTTTAGCTAGAAGGCTTGCCCGGCTAGCCCGCCGCATAGCAGAGCAAGGCTGCAACGAGTTCTGCGTAGACCGCATTACTCCCCGGCTGGTTGTTCCCGTGCTAGCGTCTGACTATGGCGCGCCAAGGCTCATAGAGGGTGTCTTGTTCCGGCCCGCAAGGGGCCTACTCAACCTCATAATCGAGCCTGGGGCTGCGCTTTCTGACCCGTTTGTCCGTGTCTATGAATGCAACCGTCAAGCTAGACGAGAGGAATCTCAATATATCGAGTAG